cTTCTCCTCTAGCTAGATTCGTGACATTTCACTAGTAATaacattaattaaaaaaaaaagagaaaattggtgaattttaagATTTTTATATTCGTATCTATCATTTAGGTATATTTGTTTTTAAATTTGCTTTTTGCTGGTGAGCTCGTCACATAATTTTTGTATGAGGGACGTGCCTTTGTGTTTAGATGCAAAACCCTTTGGAATTTTGTAGAAAGCTTGTGAATATTTCAACAGCAGTAATCGTGTTTAGAATAGGGTAAATCAGTAGAAGTGAAAAACaagtgaaacaaaaaaaaaaaaaaaaaaaaaaaaacaagtgaaACAGAATTAGGTATCGTACTGAAGGTGTCACAGTCTCGAGTTGCAGAAAACATTATTGCGATGAGACAATTGATTAACTCATTTCTATAATTGTACTGGATgatgtaaaataatttttttgtttggttttttaATTCTTGGAAATAGACAAACCCATTTTATATCGTCTCCGTGAAGTTGAACTATCAACTTGAAAGATGCCTACTAAAATTTTGGTTCTCATAACTGCAAGGCAATAATAAATCAATAATCGTCGaccttttcctctctcttttttttttctcgcttAGTTAAATAAATCATCACAGAAATGATTGGGCTCTGTGCTTTTCACATAATGAATCAAGTTCTTGAAACATTTTTCATGATTAGCAGCAAAAGCATTACAAGAATCGACTATAGTGTTCTTCCTCCTCAGTCATATCCCAACTTTCACTCATAGATGCAGTTGCCATAACCTGCAAATCCAAACGAAAacaaataaatgtatatatatatatatatatttaaaaaacacTACAATGAGCCCAGGTTTTAATGACTGCAGTATTATCAGATTTAAGATACAAGCAaagttcagttttttttttttactgcccATGTGGTCAAAACCATTTTCAACAATCAAGCATTGTAGTTTATGCTAGTTGATATACTAGTCAATGCTAGAGATCAGGAGGGATGTTTTTCAGATGTACTAAACTTTATTGTAGCTGTGTAAGACTAAGAGTATATATTTAGTGCAATGAAAAGTTGTTGAATGTTTGAGGTATGCTGCAGAACTTACTTGGATCAGAAATGACAATGAGACCAGAGTTACCAAAATAGCAATTCCAATGGTTCCTGCCCCTGGATTGGTAATAGagattcatggctatggaagcATGATTTATGAGACTATCTGGAGAGGAACATGGGCAACCCTTCTGCAGAATCCTGCAATCTACCTGAGAGCAAGCGTAATTTATATTGTTTAATAGAGCTGCCTGATCTGATGAAGGTTTAGCCACGCACCAAGTTTTCTGCAATGAAGGAATGAATGCAAGATATCAGCATAAACAATACAGAAGATGCTAGGCCTCCTTCAgttaattgtttgattgatctTAGTGTTACCTGTCCATTCACAATTGATGAATTGCAAACTGCAAGAGCAAAAAATACAATTAGCAAATGCAAATCTCATCCTTAGCCATTTAACTTTAGAATTCAGTGTTAACTTCCTAACCCAAACCAACTCCACACAAGGCCGGTTACATAATCAGGTAATAAAGATGCTGATAAAACAATCCCAAGCCAAATCCGAAATATGTTAAGGCATCATAAAAGTAGAAAAAGATGCAATACATCATCTTTCCAATAAGAGACAAAAGAGGAAAATGTTGGATTGACTTTGtggtaaaaatgcaaaaagggGTGCTTTTGAATCAAGTATTGCAAGATACTTCAGCACAAACAGGACTCGAGCCCTTTGTCATCAGCCGAAATGATGTGTGCTGGGAAAGCAGCTACAATGTAGTACATCATACGGTAAGATATAAATGAGCTTTTTCACTTGTGAATGTGTATATCAAAGATCACTTGAGAACTGCTGCTGAAATCTAGGAGATACATACCTGAAATCAATGACAAGAGCAGGAAGAAAAGTGCGATAGCTGCTTTAGCCATACTGGTATTGAAACAGCAACAGAAAGAAAAGTGACTGTCAAGGCCTGTAGGTTTCACTGAAAAAATAGAGTGACAGCAAGATCTTTTTAAGGAGAAGAAAAGGCAGCTGAGAGCTAATTAACGGCTATATTCACTTTAGGAGCCGTTACCTACGGAATAATGGATTGTGGTGGAAATGGGACCAGAAAAGTACCATCTGAGAGGACCAATATGCAATGTGACTGCTGACTCTTTAATGTTGCCACTTTTCAGTTACTGTGACTTTCCATCTTTGCAGCATTTGCTCATTACAAgtcatcaaattatattgatgaGGAGGAGCtgaatttttggtaaaaatTCTTCTTGTGTTATTGATCACATTGTAACAACTAAATGGTTATAAGATAATTTaaaatctgcaaaaaaaaaaaaaaaaattccgatTACGAATTTGGGCTTTTTATTTGTTGGGCACATTTTAAGAATCAGAGAAACAAAAGACAAAATCTTACAGATGTCTTTGTTGAACATGATGATCCTGTATAACCTTTCTTGATTCTTTTCCTCAAGTAGTTGATATGGTGTAGCTGGTGTAACCgaatattttccttcaaaaaggaaaagatgatTGATTTTTTCCCcatataaagaaagaaaagttgaaagGGGGAAGGGAAAAAGGACGGATCTTGTCTATACTATATACTTCACTGGCTCTTTTAATCCAAGACAGATGTCACAGATCATGTTAGTGGACACCACCAAGAAAGCACTACTGCTTCCCTTATTTCTAAAAAGTCGATTTATTTCGAGGAAATCAAGACAGATCTTGGGTACCAAATGCATCTTAAAGCTAGATTCAGGAACCAAACTGCATCTAGATTCCCCGTCCTTTGTCTAAGTAGCCCAGTAAAGGATTTTGtttctcttgattcttgaacTTTTTAATTGTTTGCAACTTCTTGGAATATTTTGTCTAGGCACTTCGCAGACAATGCTGGAGGCCTGAACTCCTCCAAGTCCAAGACTGCAATTCTCAAGAGAAACTGGGATCCGCAACAAACGAATGAAATTTGAGTAGTTCAA
The DNA window shown above is from Coffea arabica cultivar ET-39 chromosome 5e, Coffea Arabica ET-39 HiFi, whole genome shotgun sequence and carries:
- the LOC113687741 gene encoding major pollen allergen Ole e 10 → MAKAAIALFFLLLSLISVCNSSIVNGQKTWCVAKPSSDQAALLNNINYACSQVDCRILQKGCPCSSPDSLINHASIAMNLYYQSRGRNHWNCYFGNSGLIVISDPSYGNCIYE